The Haloarcula laminariae genomic sequence GTTCGAGCGTCACCTTCTCGATGGCCTGGCTGGAGACGGTGTTGATACCCCGGCCGCCCTGCTCGTAGGGGATGCGCGAGCGCCCCCGCTCCATGTCCAGGGCGTCGGCGACGCGGACGACACCGGCCTCCAGCGTCAGCGGCTCCTCCTCGGTGTGGTGACAGAGGATGGCGTGGAGGACCTCGCCTTTCACCCGGACGCGCTCGTCGACGTCGTAGTACCCTTCGAGCAGTCGGTCGAGCAGGTCGGCGGCCAGCGGAATCGAGTAGTAGGGGTGGTCGTCGCGGTGGACGACGTGGCCGATGTCGTGCAGCGTCGCCGCCAGCGCGACGATGACGGCTTCGTCGGCCTCCGCAAGACCCTGCTGGGCCGCGCCGTTGAAGTCAACGCCGCCCCGCTTGAGCAGGTCGTAGAGACACAGCGCCCTGTTGCGGACGATGCTGATGTGTTTGGTCCCGTGGTCGTTGTAGCGCTTGCGGGCCACGGGGTTGACGTTCTGGGCTTCGAGATACG encodes the following:
- a CDS encoding HD domain-containing protein; translated protein: MSETDEEAGGRIYDPEADHAFPDERVNDVLDMLAADEEVQAYLEAQNVNPVARKRYNDHGTKHISIVRNRALCLYDLLKRGGVDFNGAAQQGLAEADEAVIVALAATLHDIGHVVHRDDHPYYSIPLAADLLDRLLEGYYDVDERVRVKGEVLHAILCHHTEEEPLTLEAGVVRVADALDMERGRSRIPYEQGGRGINTVSSQAIEKVTLEPGDDYPVLVEIEMNNAAGVYQVDNLLKAKLHGSGLEETIRIVALNSHENGDRIVERIEL